A genomic region of Lates calcarifer isolate ASB-BC8 linkage group LG9, TLL_Latcal_v3, whole genome shotgun sequence contains the following coding sequences:
- the ccnb1 gene encoding G2/mitotic-specific cyclin-B1 isoform X2, producing the protein MALRVTRNRLASTRTDLGGKACSVTGPTKPRAALGEIGNIAVNKEPKKANKGIKTEAIKKTKVATKVEKAPVVEQPKPKNVAPAKPEPEVPPEPASPTPMETSGCEPADLCQAFSDVILDTAIRDVDADDYDNPMLCSEYVKDIYKYLRQLEDEQNVRPNYLQGQEVTGNMRAILVDWLVQVSLKFRLLQETMYMTVGIIDRFLQDHPVPKKQLQLVGVTAMFLASKYEEMYPPEISDFAYVTDRAYTTAQIRDMEMTILRVLKFQLGRPLPLQFLRRASKIYEVTAEQHTLAKYLLELTMVDYEMVHFPPSMMASAALALTLKVLDVGEWDVTLQHYMGYTAESLIPVMAHIAKNVVKVNDGLTKHMAIKGKYSTSKQMRIATISQLKSSVVKDLAKQLTQ; encoded by the exons ATGGCTCTTCGAGTAACCAGa aacCGCTTGGCTTCTACCAGGACTGACCTCGGTGGCAAGGCCTGCTCGGTTACCGGGCCCACAAAGCCTCGAGCTGCGCTCGGCGAAATCGGAAACATCGCAGTTAACAAAGAACCGAAGAAGGCAAATAAG GGCATCAAGACAGAGGCCATCAAGAAGACCAAAGTCGCCACCAAAGTTGAAAAAGCACCAGTGGTTGAGCAACCCAAACCAAAAAATGTTGCTCCTGCTAAACCTGAGCCTGAG GTTCCGCCTGAACCAGCATCCCCCACTCCAATGGAGACTTCTGGCTGTGAGCCTGCTGACCTCTGTCAAGCATTTTCTGATGTCATCCTTGATACTGCTATCCGGGATGTGGATGCAGATGACTATGACAACCCCATGCTCTGCAGCGAGTATGTGAAGGACATCTACAAGTACCTCAGACAGCTTGAG GATGAGCAGAATGTTAGACCCAACTACCTGCAGGGTCAGGAGGTGACCGGTAACATGCGAGCCATTCTTGTTGACTGGCTGGTGCAAGTGAGCCTTAAGTTCCGTCTGCTGCAGGAGACAATGTACATGACTGTGGGAATCATTGACCGCTTTCTTCAG GACCACCCAGTCCCCAAGAAGCAGCTTCAGCTGGTCGGAGTGACCGCCATGTTCCTCGCTTCCAAATACGAGGAGATGTATCCCCCAGAGATCTCAGACTTTGCCTACGTGACGGACAGGGCCTACACCACCGCCCAGATCAGAGACATGGAGATGACCATCCTGCGGGTGCTCAAGTTCCAACTGGGCCGCCCTCTGCCCCTGCAGTTCCTCCGGAGGGCCTCAAAGATTTATGAG GTAACAGCTGAGCAGCACACCCTGGCAAAATACCTCCTGGAGCTCACCATGGTCGACTACGAGATGGTTCACTTCCCACCTTCCATGATGGCTAGTGCTGCTTTGGCTCTTACCCTCAAGGTCTTGGATGTTGGAGAATGG GATGTGACACTGCAGCACTATATGGGCTACACAGCAGAGAGTTTGATTCCTGTAATGGCACACATTGCCAAGAATGTTGTGAAAGTGAACGACGGGCTGACCAAACACATG GCTATCAAGGGCAAATACTCAACTTCTAAGCAGATGAGGATCGCCACCATCTCACAGCTCAAATCTTCAGTTGTGAAGGACCTTGCAAAGCAGCTCACCCAGTGA
- the ccnb1 gene encoding G2/mitotic-specific cyclin-B1 isoform X1 produces the protein MALRVTRNRLASTRTDLGGKACSVTGPTKPRAALGEIGNIAVNKEPKKANKGIKTEAIKKTKVATKVEKAPVVEQPKPKNVAPAKPEPEVQVPPEPASPTPMETSGCEPADLCQAFSDVILDTAIRDVDADDYDNPMLCSEYVKDIYKYLRQLEDEQNVRPNYLQGQEVTGNMRAILVDWLVQVSLKFRLLQETMYMTVGIIDRFLQDHPVPKKQLQLVGVTAMFLASKYEEMYPPEISDFAYVTDRAYTTAQIRDMEMTILRVLKFQLGRPLPLQFLRRASKIYEVTAEQHTLAKYLLELTMVDYEMVHFPPSMMASAALALTLKVLDVGEWDVTLQHYMGYTAESLIPVMAHIAKNVVKVNDGLTKHMAIKGKYSTSKQMRIATISQLKSSVVKDLAKQLTQ, from the exons ATGGCTCTTCGAGTAACCAGa aacCGCTTGGCTTCTACCAGGACTGACCTCGGTGGCAAGGCCTGCTCGGTTACCGGGCCCACAAAGCCTCGAGCTGCGCTCGGCGAAATCGGAAACATCGCAGTTAACAAAGAACCGAAGAAGGCAAATAAG GGCATCAAGACAGAGGCCATCAAGAAGACCAAAGTCGCCACCAAAGTTGAAAAAGCACCAGTGGTTGAGCAACCCAAACCAAAAAATGTTGCTCCTGCTAAACCTGAGCCTGAGGTACAG GTTCCGCCTGAACCAGCATCCCCCACTCCAATGGAGACTTCTGGCTGTGAGCCTGCTGACCTCTGTCAAGCATTTTCTGATGTCATCCTTGATACTGCTATCCGGGATGTGGATGCAGATGACTATGACAACCCCATGCTCTGCAGCGAGTATGTGAAGGACATCTACAAGTACCTCAGACAGCTTGAG GATGAGCAGAATGTTAGACCCAACTACCTGCAGGGTCAGGAGGTGACCGGTAACATGCGAGCCATTCTTGTTGACTGGCTGGTGCAAGTGAGCCTTAAGTTCCGTCTGCTGCAGGAGACAATGTACATGACTGTGGGAATCATTGACCGCTTTCTTCAG GACCACCCAGTCCCCAAGAAGCAGCTTCAGCTGGTCGGAGTGACCGCCATGTTCCTCGCTTCCAAATACGAGGAGATGTATCCCCCAGAGATCTCAGACTTTGCCTACGTGACGGACAGGGCCTACACCACCGCCCAGATCAGAGACATGGAGATGACCATCCTGCGGGTGCTCAAGTTCCAACTGGGCCGCCCTCTGCCCCTGCAGTTCCTCCGGAGGGCCTCAAAGATTTATGAG GTAACAGCTGAGCAGCACACCCTGGCAAAATACCTCCTGGAGCTCACCATGGTCGACTACGAGATGGTTCACTTCCCACCTTCCATGATGGCTAGTGCTGCTTTGGCTCTTACCCTCAAGGTCTTGGATGTTGGAGAATGG GATGTGACACTGCAGCACTATATGGGCTACACAGCAGAGAGTTTGATTCCTGTAATGGCACACATTGCCAAGAATGTTGTGAAAGTGAACGACGGGCTGACCAAACACATG GCTATCAAGGGCAAATACTCAACTTCTAAGCAGATGAGGATCGCCACCATCTCACAGCTCAAATCTTCAGTTGTGAAGGACCTTGCAAAGCAGCTCACCCAGTGA